In the Calditerricola satsumensis genome, ACCCTCTTTTTGTCGGCCTGCCATGCCGTGGTGGAGGACACGCTCATCTTCGTCCCGCTGGGCATCAACGTCGTGTGGCTGCTCATCTTGCGCCTCGCGGTGGCCTTCATCCTGACCATCCTCCTCGCCCGCGTGTGGCGGACGCTGGAGGCCAGACGGGCGCGCAGCCAAAACCCCACCCCTCATCGAGCGTAAGGAGGACGGCCGTGCGGAGGACGGAACGCTACCCGGTGTCCGGAGCCAATTCCCTGTGGCAGCTGTACCGCACCGTGCCCTTCTGGAAGGTGGTCAAAAACTTCCTCGTCATCCAGACTGCCCGCTACTGTCCCTTTGTGTCGGTCAAGAACTGGCTCTACCGCACGTTTCTCGGCATGCGCGTGGGCGACAAGACGGCCTTTGCCCTGATGGCCATGGTCGACGTGCTCTTTCCCGAGCGCATCCGCGTGGGGAAGAACTGCATCATCGGGTACAACACGACGATCTTGGCCCACGAGTACCTGATTGACGAGTACCGCCTTGGGGACGTGGTCATCGGCGACAACGTGATGATCGGCGCCAACTGCACCATCTTACCCGGCGTCACCATCGGCGACGGCGCGGTGGTGGCCGCCGGGACGGTGGTGCACCGCG is a window encoding:
- a CDS encoding acyltransferase; the encoded protein is MRRTERYPVSGANSLWQLYRTVPFWKVVKNFLVIQTARYCPFVSVKNWLYRTFLGMRVGDKTAFALMAMVDVLFPERIRVGKNCIIGYNTTILAHEYLIDEYRLGDVVIGDNVMIGANCTILPGVTIGDGAVVAAGTVVHRDVPPGAFVGGNPMRVIRDRYRTPEGPHAPGGGDPETRP